In Gaiellales bacterium, the genomic window GCGTCATTGGCATAAAGGGCGCGGCTGCCCTCCCCGAAGCGCACCTCGCCGGACACCCGCCGGGCCAGCTCGCGGGCGAGCTCGCGGCGGTCGAGCGACTCGGCGCCGCGCGGCCGCGCGCTCATTCGCCGTCCCCGCCCGGGAGCAGGTCGCCCACCTTCTCCTTGATCCGGCCGGGAATCCCGTAGGGGCTGGCGGTGAGGTCGGACTCGTGCAGCATGTCGCGGCCGACGGTGAGCGCGATCCGGCGCCGGTGCTCCTCGCCGTGCAGGAGCGCCTCGGCGAAGAGCTTGCGCTGCTCCGGCGTGATCTGCGGCGGATGCGGCGGCTCGTGCGGATCGGTGACGCACTCGATCAGCGCCGGCCCGTCCATCTCGAGCGCCGCGGCGAGCTGGTCGCGGCAGCGGGCCGGGTCGTCGATCCGGACGGCGCGCAGCCCGCACCCCTCGGCGATCTTGACGAAGTCGACGTCGTTGAAGTCGCACCCGTACTCGGGGTTGCCGAGGAAGATCTGCTGCTCCCACTTGATCAGCCCCAGGGTGCAGTTCTTGTTCACGATCACCTTCACCGGCAGCTGCTCCTGGGCCAGGGTCGCGAGGTCGCCCATCATCATGGTCAGCGATCCGTCGCCGGTGTAGGCGACGACCTGCCGGCCGGGATACGCGGCCTGGGCGCCGATGGCGTAGGGCAGCGCCGCCATCATCGAGCACATCGTGCCGCTGAAGCTGAAGCGCTGGCGGGCGCGCAGCTTCCACCGCGCGATCCACGTGGTGACGGTGCCCGAGTCGCCGCAGACGATCGCGTCGTCGTCGAGCAGGTCGTGCAGGTGCCAGAGCGGCACCTGCGGCTTCATCGGCACCTCCTCGCGGGTGCCGCGGTTCTCCATCAGCTCCCACCAGTCGCGGACCGACTCCTGCATGCCCTCGAGGAAGCTGCGGTCGTCGTTTCGCTCGACCATCGGGATGAGCTCCTGGAGTGTGGTCCGGGCGTCGCCCACCAGGCCGACGTCGGCGGGGTGGCGCAGGCCGATCCGCTCCGGCCGGTCGTCGATCTGCACGCACACGGGCTGCCCGGGCTGCGGCAGGAACTCGATGTAGGGGAACGACGAGCCGACGATGATGAGCGCGTCGCACGCCGCGAACGCCTCCTGCGACGGGCGGGTGCCGACGACGCCGGTGCCGCCGGTGACGAACGGGCTGTCGTCGGGCACGCACTCCTTGCCGAGCAGGGCCTTCACGATCACGGCGCCGAGCCTCTCGGCCAGCTCCTCGAGCTCCGCGCCGGCGCCACGGGCGCCCGCTCCGGCCAGGATCGCCACCTTCGTCTTCCCGCGCAGGATCTCGGCCGCCCGTTCGAGGTGGGGCTGGGGCGGCACGGGCCGCGGCGGCGCGAACCCCTCCGGCCCGGCGGTGTGGCCGGGCACGTTGCGGGCGAAGCGGTCGCTCTCGTCCATCTCCATCACCTGGAAGTCGATCGGGATGCAGATGTGGCTGACGCTTCGGTTCGCGAGCGCGCTGCGGCAGGCCAGGTTGGCGACGTTCTCGACGTGCCCTGGCCCCATCAGGCGCTGGTTGAACGACGCCACGTCGGCGAACAGGTAGTCGTGGTTCAGGTCCTGCAGGTACCGCGTGCCGATGAGGTCGTGGTAGGTCATCCCGGTGATCGCGAGCACCGGCGCCTGGTCGACCATGGCGTCGTAGAGGCCGTTCAGGAGGTGGATCGCGCCGGGCGCCGCCGTCGAAAGGCACACCCCGAGCCGGCCGGTGAACTTGGCGTAGGCGCAGGCGGCGAGCGCGGCCGTCTCCTCGTGGCGGGTGTGGACGAACCGCACCTCGTCCCGGCGTTTGCGCAGCGCCTCCATGAACCCGTTGATGCCGTCGCCGGGGATCCCGAAGATCGTGTCGACGCCCCAGTCGATCAGCCGCGCCAGCAGCGCATCGGAGACGGTGTCGGCCATGCTCATCCTTTCGTCAGCGTTTCCGCGCCTGCCATCGCGAAACTATCGTGGTGCGATATTTCGCGGGTGCCCCGCCGATGGCGGGCCGAAACACGACTCAGGCGCGGGTGAGAACGGCCTCGAGCGGAAGCGCGTTCACGACCGCCGAGGCGGGTGCGCCGCCGCGCCGCGCGGTGTGCACGGCGTTCGTCAGGCCGGCGAGCCCCGCGGCGGAGTGGGCGTCGCTGGCGCAGGTGAGGCGGACGCCGGCTGCGAGCGCCTCGCGGACGTGCGCGGCCGACAGGTCGAGCCGGCTCACGAGGCCGTTCACCTCGAGCGCCACTCCGGTCTCGAGCGCCGCCGCGAAGGTGCGTTCGAGGTCGAGGGCGTTCTCGGCCCGGTGGCCGATGATGCGCCCCTTCGGGTGGCTGAGGCAGCGCGCGGCGGGGTGGTGCATGGCATGGACGACGCGGGCCGTGATGTCGGCGCGCTTCGCGCGCTGGCCGGCGTGGAGCGAGATCTGCACCCAGTCGAGCTCGGCGAGGATGTCGTCCGGCAGGTCGAGGCTCCCGTCGGGGCGGATGTCGCATTCGATCCCGCGCAGGACGCGGAAGGGGTGCAGCGCCGTGTTCGCCGCCTCGATCTCGACCGCCTGGTGGCGCAGGTCGTCGGCATCGAGGCCGGGGACGACCTGCACGCTGCGGGTGTGGTCGCAGATGGCGAGGTAGTCGTAGCCGTGGGCGATGGCGGCCTCGGCCATCTCGCGGACGCTCGCGCGGCCGTCCGACCACGTGGTGTGGCAGTGCAGGTCGCCGCGGATGCGGGAGCCGGCGAGGAGATCCGCCGGCGGCGGGGGAGCGTCCGCCTCGCGCAGCTCCACGG contains:
- a CDS encoding thiamine pyrophosphate-dependent enzyme, which gives rise to MADTVSDALLARLIDWGVDTIFGIPGDGINGFMEALRKRRDEVRFVHTRHEETAALAACAYAKFTGRLGVCLSTAAPGAIHLLNGLYDAMVDQAPVLAITGMTYHDLIGTRYLQDLNHDYLFADVASFNQRLMGPGHVENVANLACRSALANRSVSHICIPIDFQVMEMDESDRFARNVPGHTAGPEGFAPPRPVPPQPHLERAAEILRGKTKVAILAGAGARGAGAELEELAERLGAVIVKALLGKECVPDDSPFVTGGTGVVGTRPSQEAFAACDALIIVGSSFPYIEFLPQPGQPVCVQIDDRPERIGLRHPADVGLVGDARTTLQELIPMVERNDDRSFLEGMQESVRDWWELMENRGTREEVPMKPQVPLWHLHDLLDDDAIVCGDSGTVTTWIARWKLRARQRFSFSGTMCSMMAALPYAIGAQAAYPGRQVVAYTGDGSLTMMMGDLATLAQEQLPVKVIVNKNCTLGLIKWEQQIFLGNPEYGCDFNDVDFVKIAEGCGLRAVRIDDPARCRDQLAAALEMDGPALIECVTDPHEPPHPPQITPEQRKLFAEALLHGEEHRRRIALTVGRDMLHESDLTASPYGIPGRIKEKVGDLLPGGDGE